One stretch of Cedecea neteri DNA includes these proteins:
- the sdhD gene encoding succinate dehydrogenase membrane anchor subunit: MVSNASALGRNGVHDYVLVRATAIVLTLYIIYMIGFFAFTSELTYDVWHGFFASAFTKVFTLLALFSILIHAWIGMWQVLTDYVKPLAIRLPLQLLIVVALLVYVIYGFVVVWGV, from the coding sequence ATGGTAAGCAATGCCTCCGCATTGGGTCGCAATGGCGTGCACGATTATGTGCTGGTTCGCGCTACCGCCATCGTATTAACCCTGTACATCATCTACATGATTGGCTTCTTCGCTTTCACCAGCGAGCTGACCTATGACGTCTGGCACGGCTTCTTTGCCTCTGCCTTCACCAAAGTTTTCACCCTGCTGGCACTGTTCTCTATTTTGATCCATGCCTGGATTGGCATGTGGCAGGTGTTGACCGACTACGTTAAACCGCTGGCGATTCGCCTTCCTTTACAGCTGCTGATTGTTGTCGCGCTGTTGGTTTACGTCATTTATGGATTCGTTGTGGTGTGGGGTGTGTAA
- the sdhC gene encoding succinate dehydrogenase cytochrome b556 subunit: MWALFMIRNVKKQRPVNLDLKTIRFPVTAIASILHRVSGVITFVAVGILLWLLGLSLSSPEGFITASAVMSSFIVKFIMWGILTALAYHVVVGVRHLLMDFGYLEETLVAGKRSAHISFVITVVLSILAGVLVW; this comes from the coding sequence ATGTGGGCGCTATTCATGATAAGAAACGTGAAAAAACAACGACCTGTCAATCTGGACCTGAAAACGATCCGGTTCCCCGTCACTGCAATCGCTTCCATCCTCCACCGCGTTTCCGGCGTGATCACATTTGTGGCGGTCGGCATTCTGCTTTGGTTGCTGGGATTGTCACTCTCATCTCCGGAAGGTTTTATCACCGCTTCCGCCGTGATGAGCAGCTTTATCGTTAAATTTATAATGTGGGGCATTCTGACGGCTCTGGCCTATCACGTCGTGGTGGGTGTCCGCCATCTGCTGATGGACTTTGGCTATCTGGAAGAGACCCTTGTAGCGGGCAAACGATCCGCACATATCTCCTTTGTTATTACCGTCGTGCTTTCAATTCTTGCAGGAGTCCTCGTATGGTAA
- a CDS encoding citrate synthase, translated as MADTKANLTLNGDDALELDVLKGTLGQDVIDIRSLGSKGVFTFDPGFTSTASCESKITYIDGDEGILLHRGFPIDQLATESSYLEVCYILLNGEKPTQEQFEEFKTTVTRHTMIHEQITRLFHGFRRDSHPMAVLCGVTGALAAFYHDSLDVNNPRHREIAAFRLLSKMPTVAAMCYKYSIGQPFVYPRNDLSYSANFLNMMFSTPCEEYKVNPILERAMDRILILHADHEQNASTSTVRTAGSSGANPFACIAAGIASLWGPAHGGANEAALKMLEEISTVEHIPEFIRRAKDKNDSFRLMGFGHRVYKNYDPRATVMRETCHEVLKELNLKDNNLLEVAMELEHIALNDPYFIEKKLYPNVDFYSGIILKAMGIPSSMFTVIFAMARTVGWIAHWNEMHDDGIKIARPRQLYTGYDKRDFKSDLKK; from the coding sequence ATGGCTGATACTAAAGCAAACCTCACCCTAAATGGTGACGATGCTCTCGAACTTGATGTGCTAAAGGGCACGCTAGGTCAGGATGTAATTGATATCCGTAGTCTTGGTTCTAAAGGTGTATTTACTTTTGACCCAGGTTTCACCTCTACCGCATCCTGCGAGTCCAAAATCACTTATATCGACGGTGACGAAGGCATTCTTTTGCACCGCGGCTTCCCGATTGACCAACTGGCTACCGAATCCAGCTACCTGGAAGTGTGCTACATCCTGCTGAACGGCGAAAAGCCGACGCAGGAACAGTTCGAAGAATTCAAAACCACCGTGACCCGCCACACCATGATTCATGAGCAGATTACCCGTCTGTTCCACGGCTTCCGTCGCGACTCGCATCCGATGGCCGTACTGTGCGGTGTAACCGGTGCTCTGGCGGCCTTCTACCACGACTCACTCGACGTGAATAACCCACGCCACCGTGAAATCGCGGCATTCCGCCTGCTCTCTAAAATGCCGACCGTAGCAGCTATGTGTTACAAGTATTCGATTGGTCAGCCTTTCGTTTACCCGCGCAACGACCTCTCCTACTCGGCTAACTTCCTGAACATGATGTTCTCCACGCCGTGCGAAGAGTACAAAGTTAACCCGATTCTGGAACGCGCAATGGACAGGATCCTGATCCTGCACGCTGACCACGAACAGAATGCTTCTACCTCCACCGTGCGTACCGCTGGCTCCTCCGGCGCTAACCCGTTTGCGTGTATCGCTGCGGGCATCGCTTCCCTGTGGGGACCGGCTCACGGCGGCGCCAACGAAGCTGCGCTGAAAATGCTGGAAGAGATCAGCACCGTGGAGCACATTCCGGAATTTATCCGTCGCGCCAAAGACAAAAATGACTCGTTCCGCCTGATGGGCTTCGGCCACCGCGTGTACAAAAACTACGACCCGCGTGCCACCGTGATGCGTGAAACCTGTCACGAAGTGCTGAAAGAGCTGAACCTGAAGGACAACAACCTGCTGGAAGTGGCGATGGAGCTGGAACACATCGCGCTGAACGACCCGTACTTCATCGAGAAGAAACTCTACCCGAACGTAGACTTCTACTCCGGCATCATCCTGAAGGCGATGGGCATTCCATCCTCCATGTTTACCGTTATCTTCGCGATGGCGCGTACCGTGGGCTGGATTGCACACTGGAACGAAATGCACGACGACGGCATCAAAATTGCCCGTCCACGTCAGCTGTATACCGGCTACGACAAACGTGATTTCAAATCAGATCTCAAAAAGTAA
- the nei gene encoding endonuclease VIII, with the protein MPEGPEIRRAADKLEAAVGGEPLTEAWFAFEELKPFEAMLKGKTIERIETRGKAMLTHFSNGLTLYSHNQLYGVWRVVEADKQPETKRVLRVKLQTAEKAILLYSASDIEMLEQKQLEQHPFLQRVGPDVLDETLTVGQVKERLLSPKFRRRQFSGLLLDQAFLAGLGNYLRVEILWEAELAPQHRAEDLSEEQVERFAGALLAVPRLSYQTRGQVDENKHHGAIFSFRVFHRAGEPCERCGEIIEKTMLSSRPFYWCPVCQK; encoded by the coding sequence ATGCCGGAAGGACCGGAAATCCGCCGCGCGGCGGACAAACTTGAAGCCGCCGTGGGCGGCGAGCCGTTAACCGAAGCCTGGTTTGCTTTTGAAGAGCTAAAGCCGTTCGAGGCTATGCTCAAGGGCAAGACTATCGAGCGGATTGAAACCCGCGGCAAGGCAATGCTGACCCATTTTTCTAATGGCTTAACGTTGTACAGTCATAACCAACTATACGGCGTCTGGCGGGTGGTTGAGGCTGATAAACAGCCAGAAACGAAGCGAGTTTTAAGGGTTAAGCTACAAACGGCCGAAAAAGCCATTTTGCTGTACAGTGCCTCAGACATTGAAATGCTGGAGCAGAAACAGCTTGAGCAGCATCCTTTCCTGCAGCGTGTAGGGCCAGATGTGCTGGACGAGACGCTGACGGTGGGGCAGGTCAAAGAGCGTTTGTTATCGCCGAAGTTTCGCCGCAGGCAGTTCAGCGGCCTGCTGTTAGATCAGGCGTTTTTGGCCGGGCTGGGCAACTATCTTCGGGTGGAGATCCTTTGGGAGGCAGAGCTTGCGCCTCAGCACCGCGCTGAGGATTTAAGCGAAGAGCAGGTTGAGCGTTTCGCCGGGGCTTTGCTGGCTGTGCCTCGTCTTTCTTATCAGACGCGAGGGCAGGTGGATGAAAATAAACATCACGGCGCAATCTTTAGTTTCAGGGTGTTTCATCGGGCCGGTGAACCGTGCGAGCGCTGCGGAGAGATAATTGAAAAAACGATGCTCTCTTCGAGGCCGTTTTACTGGTGCCCCGTCTGTCAGAAATAA
- the pxpC gene encoding 5-oxoprolinase subunit PxpC produces the protein MLKIIRAGLQTSVQDTGREGFRQLGVSRCGALDIPAITVANLLVGNTPDTPALELTLGQCVIEFGRDGWFALTGAGCHADLDGKAVWTGWRLAVKKGQRLTLKKPSHGMRSYLAVDGGLDVPEVMGSYSTDLKAGIGGHDGRLLRDGDQIPLRKSQHKFQRSRGVKQLLWGNRIRALAGPEYQEFSKSAQESLWRLAWKISPQSNRMGYRLQGPELERTTQREMLSHGLLPGVIQVPHNGQPIVLMNDAQTTGGYPRIACIIEADLYHLAQVRLGEPIHFVPCSLEEALKARREQAIYLEQIAWQLTQEE, from the coding sequence ATGCTGAAAATTATTCGCGCCGGTCTACAGACCAGCGTGCAGGATACCGGCCGTGAAGGGTTTCGCCAGCTTGGCGTCAGCCGCTGCGGTGCGCTGGATATTCCGGCGATTACTGTCGCCAATTTATTAGTCGGGAATACGCCCGACACACCGGCGCTGGAGCTTACTCTTGGGCAATGCGTGATTGAGTTTGGGCGTGATGGCTGGTTTGCGCTGACTGGCGCAGGTTGCCATGCGGATCTGGATGGCAAAGCCGTGTGGACAGGCTGGCGGCTGGCGGTAAAAAAAGGGCAAAGGTTAACGTTAAAAAAACCTTCGCACGGCATGCGTAGCTACCTTGCCGTTGACGGGGGCTTAGATGTCCCCGAGGTAATGGGCTCTTACAGCACCGACCTTAAAGCCGGTATTGGCGGCCATGACGGACGCCTGTTGCGTGATGGCGACCAGATTCCTTTACGGAAATCTCAGCACAAATTTCAGCGTTCACGGGGCGTAAAACAGCTGCTGTGGGGCAACCGTATTCGCGCCCTGGCCGGACCGGAATATCAGGAATTCAGCAAGTCTGCGCAGGAGAGCCTCTGGCGGCTGGCCTGGAAAATCAGCCCGCAGAGTAACCGGATGGGCTATCGGCTACAGGGGCCGGAGCTGGAGCGAACTACCCAGCGAGAAATGCTGTCCCACGGTCTGTTGCCCGGCGTCATTCAGGTGCCGCATAACGGCCAGCCAATAGTCCTGATGAACGATGCGCAGACAACCGGCGGCTACCCTCGCATTGCCTGCATTATCGAGGCCGATCTTTATCATCTGGCCCAGGTCAGGCTAGGGGAGCCTATTCATTTTGTGCCGTGTTCGCTGGAAGAGGCGCTAAAGGCGCGCCGTGAGCAGGCCATTTATCTCGAGCAGATTGCCTGGCAACTGACGCAGGAAGAATAA
- the pxpB gene encoding 5-oxoprolinase subunit PxpB — MQRARCYLLGEKAVVLELEPPVMLASQQRIWGLLDRLNASDEVSEAIPGMNNITVVLKDPQRLALDGIEWLQRWWEESEAVIPTPRRIEIPVVYGGVAGPDLDAVARQNDLTPAQVVALHSSAEYIVYFLGFQPGFAYLGGLPDILATPRRAEPRLEVAAGSVGIGGSQTGIYPLATPGGWQIIGRTPLSLFNPDNASPTLLLPGDSVRFVPQKEGIC; from the coding sequence GTGCAACGAGCTCGCTGTTATTTACTCGGTGAAAAAGCGGTGGTTCTGGAACTGGAGCCTCCCGTCATGCTCGCCAGCCAGCAGCGTATTTGGGGGCTGTTGGATCGCCTGAATGCCTCTGATGAGGTGAGCGAGGCCATTCCGGGCATGAATAACATCACCGTTGTGCTGAAAGATCCTCAGCGGCTGGCGCTGGACGGTATCGAGTGGCTGCAGCGCTGGTGGGAAGAAAGTGAGGCGGTAATACCCACGCCTCGCCGGATTGAGATCCCGGTAGTTTATGGCGGTGTAGCCGGGCCCGATCTTGACGCAGTAGCTCGCCAGAACGATCTCACTCCCGCCCAGGTGGTTGCCCTGCATTCCAGTGCTGAATACATCGTCTATTTCCTTGGCTTCCAGCCAGGATTTGCCTATCTGGGCGGGTTACCTGACATCCTCGCGACGCCCCGGCGCGCCGAGCCACGGCTTGAGGTCGCTGCGGGTTCGGTAGGCATCGGCGGTAGCCAAACCGGCATTTATCCGCTGGCGACGCCGGGCGGCTGGCAAATTATCGGCCGCACTCCGCTCAGCTTGTTTAATCCTGACAACGCATCACCCACTTTATTGTTGCCCGGAGACAGCGTGCGTTTTGTGCCGCAGAAGGAAGGCATATGCTGA
- a CDS encoding type 2 GTP cyclohydrolase I: protein MKNSELERLINEKLNSAAISDYAPNGLQVEGREEIRKIVTGVTASQALLDEAVRQQADAVIVHHGYFWKNESPVIRGMKRNRLKTLLANDINLYGWHLPLDAHPQLGNNAQLGALLGIETKGEVEPLVPWGEFPTPLSGVELASWIEMRLGRTPLWCGDTGPDQIRRVAWCTGGGQGFIDSAARFGVDAFITGEVSEQTIHSAREQGLHFYAAGHHATERGGIQALSDWLNSETDLDVIFIDIPNPA from the coding sequence ATGAAAAACAGTGAACTGGAACGCCTGATTAATGAAAAGCTGAACAGCGCGGCGATTAGCGATTACGCCCCCAATGGCCTGCAGGTTGAAGGCCGGGAAGAGATCCGCAAGATTGTTACCGGCGTGACCGCCAGCCAGGCGCTGCTGGATGAAGCCGTGCGTCAGCAGGCCGACGCTGTGATTGTGCACCATGGCTATTTCTGGAAAAACGAATCACCGGTCATTCGCGGCATGAAGCGTAATCGCCTTAAGACGCTGCTGGCGAACGATATCAATCTTTACGGCTGGCATTTACCGCTCGATGCCCATCCGCAGTTGGGCAATAACGCCCAGCTGGGTGCGCTGCTGGGCATTGAAACAAAAGGGGAAGTTGAGCCGCTGGTGCCGTGGGGGGAATTCCCGACGCCGCTTTCCGGCGTTGAGCTTGCCTCCTGGATTGAAATGCGTTTAGGCCGCACGCCGCTGTGGTGTGGCGATACCGGCCCGGATCAGATTCGCCGCGTGGCGTGGTGTACCGGCGGCGGACAGGGCTTTATCGATAGCGCCGCACGTTTTGGCGTGGATGCGTTTATTACCGGCGAGGTTTCCGAGCAGACGATTCATTCGGCTCGCGAGCAGGGGCTGCACTTCTACGCTGCTGGCCATCATGCCACTGAACGCGGCGGTATCCAGGCGCTGAGCGACTGGCTAAACAGCGAAACCGATCTCGACGTTATTTTTATCGATATCCCAAACCCAGCCTGA